From Haloglomus litoreum, the proteins below share one genomic window:
- a CDS encoding complex I subunit 1/NuoH family protein, producing the protein MLKNLLGLPDGPAFEFLAALIASSVVAAALLGLVAVSGIWGKRKITAAFTDRIAVNRHGPFGLLIIVADAVRLLSKELIVPEGVDRPAWDIAPIVMAGSALLGFAVIPMGNGLQIADPEVGLAYVFAVASIASVGLVMAGYSSNNKYSLLGGLRAVAQNLAYEIPLIITAASVVIFAGTLQMSGIVEAQTATLVSVAGINIPSWYAFVNPFAFVLFMAANLAEVGRNPFDIPEAPTEIVAGWQTEYSSVYFVLCYLSEFIHIFLGGAIIATIFLGGPAGPVLPGVLWFVIKMVAVYLFTQWARSAVPRVRIDQLIEIGWKGMLVLSFANLVLTAVIVGITV; encoded by the coding sequence ATGCTCAAGAACCTGCTGGGCCTGCCCGACGGTCCGGCGTTCGAGTTCCTCGCGGCGCTCATCGCCTCGTCGGTCGTCGCGGCCGCCCTCCTGGGCCTGGTCGCGGTGTCCGGCATCTGGGGCAAGCGGAAGATCACGGCCGCGTTCACCGACCGCATCGCCGTCAACCGGCACGGCCCGTTCGGCCTGCTCATCATCGTGGCCGACGCGGTCCGGCTCCTCTCGAAGGAGCTCATCGTCCCCGAGGGCGTCGACCGCCCGGCGTGGGACATCGCACCCATCGTCATGGCCGGCTCCGCGCTGCTCGGCTTCGCGGTCATCCCGATGGGGAACGGCCTGCAGATCGCCGACCCCGAGGTCGGCCTCGCCTACGTGTTCGCCGTGGCCTCCATCGCGAGCGTCGGGCTGGTGATGGCCGGCTACTCCTCGAACAACAAGTACTCGCTGCTGGGCGGCCTGCGTGCGGTCGCGCAGAACCTCGCCTACGAGATCCCGCTCATCATCACGGCGGCGTCGGTCGTCATCTTCGCCGGCACGCTCCAGATGAGCGGCATCGTCGAGGCACAGACCGCGACGCTCGTCTCCGTCGCGGGCATCAACATCCCCTCCTGGTACGCCTTCGTCAACCCGTTCGCGTTCGTGCTGTTCATGGCCGCGAACCTGGCCGAGGTGGGTCGCAACCCCTTCGACATCCCGGAGGCGCCCACGGAGATCGTCGCCGGGTGGCAGACGGAGTACTCCTCCGTCTACTTCGTGCTCTGCTACCTCTCGGAGTTCATCCACATCTTCCTCGGCGGCGCCATCATCGCCACCATCTTCCTCGGCGGCCCGGCCGGCCCGGTCCTCCCGGGCGTGCTCTGGTTCGTCATCAAGATGGTCGCGGTCTACCTGTTCACCCAGTGGGCCCGCTCGGCGGTGCCCCGGGTGCGCATCGACCAGCTGATCGAGATCGGCTGGAAGGGGATGCTCGTGCTGTCGTTCGCCAACCTCGTCCTCACGGCCGTCATCGTGGGAATCACCGTCTAA
- a CDS encoding NuoI/complex I 23 kDa subunit family protein, giving the protein MIGVLKSMATTMKHALDGETFTVEYPEETPEVSPRFRGVHKFSQERCIWCRQCENVCPNDTIQIVTDEQRNGEQYNLHIGQCIYCRLCEEVCPVDAILLTQNFEFTGDTKDDLAYSMEELKNVPWYKDIDPLASREPDRGAWIGEGEGEVDYQ; this is encoded by the coding sequence ATGATCGGCGTCCTCAAATCCATGGCCACGACGATGAAGCACGCGCTCGACGGCGAGACGTTCACCGTCGAGTACCCCGAAGAGACACCCGAGGTCTCGCCGCGCTTCCGCGGCGTCCACAAGTTCTCCCAGGAGCGGTGCATCTGGTGCCGCCAGTGCGAGAACGTCTGTCCGAACGACACCATCCAGATCGTCACGGACGAGCAGCGCAACGGCGAGCAGTACAACCTCCACATCGGGCAGTGCATCTACTGCCGGCTCTGCGAGGAGGTCTGTCCCGTCGACGCCATCCTGCTCACGCAGAACTTCGAGTTCACGGGCGACACCAAGGACGACCTCGCCTACTCGATGGAGGAACTGAAGAACGTCCCCTGGTACAAGGACATCGACCCGCTCGCCTCCCGCGAACCGGACCGCGGCGCGTGGATCGGCGAGGGCGAGGGCGAAGTCGACTACCAGTAG
- a CDS encoding alpha/beta fold hydrolase: MPSVQTNDIETHYERTGDGPPVVMAHGAGYDHRWWEPQVEALAEQYEVITYDLRGHGRTGGGGDWHQYEMGLYALDLYRLVERLELDEPLVVGHSLGGMFLPEFAARYPDSVRGLVLADAQVTPGEGVGNWFFGNVVHPAVIMVNRVFGLDRAEALQEAIGRLLADDDDEERPADEDAELAAYQESVSERHEREEVTRVQRGLRRFAGGPVDEVTVPTLGVYGSLERKMMARNAEALSLQHGTATIEEIADAGHLLTWTHAKAFNEELVAFADRVFDGADQ, from the coding sequence ATGCCCTCCGTCCAGACCAACGACATCGAGACGCACTACGAGCGCACCGGCGACGGACCACCGGTCGTGATGGCCCACGGCGCGGGCTACGACCACCGCTGGTGGGAGCCACAGGTCGAGGCACTCGCCGAGCAGTACGAGGTGATCACGTACGACCTCCGCGGGCACGGGCGCACCGGCGGCGGGGGCGACTGGCACCAGTACGAGATGGGGCTGTACGCGCTGGACCTGTACCGGCTCGTCGAGCGGCTCGAACTCGACGAGCCGCTCGTCGTCGGCCACTCGCTCGGCGGGATGTTCCTGCCGGAGTTCGCGGCGCGCTATCCCGACTCGGTCCGCGGGCTGGTGCTCGCGGACGCGCAGGTCACGCCCGGCGAGGGGGTCGGAAACTGGTTCTTCGGCAACGTAGTCCACCCCGCGGTCATCATGGTCAACCGCGTGTTCGGGCTGGACCGGGCGGAGGCCCTCCAGGAGGCCATCGGGAGGCTGCTCGCTGACGACGATGACGAGGAACGCCCGGCGGACGAGGACGCGGAGCTGGCGGCGTACCAGGAGTCGGTCTCCGAGCGCCACGAGCGCGAGGAGGTGACCCGGGTGCAGCGCGGGCTCCGGCGCTTCGCGGGCGGGCCGGTCGATGAGGTCACGGTCCCGACGCTCGGCGTCTACGGGAGTCTGGAGCGGAAGATGATGGCCCGGAACGCCGAGGCCCTGTCCCTCCAGCACGGGACGGCGACGATCGAGGAGATCGCCGACGCGGGCCACCTCCTGACCTGGACGCACGCGAAAGCGTTCAACGAGGAACTGGTCGCGTTCGCCGACCGGGTGTTCGACGGGGCGGACCAGTAG
- a CDS encoding DNA methyltransferase, which produces MRTALSLVYDHGEPLPDGFDGADVRMPPVLVRRLLSEYTDRDDRLLDPFAGFGTTLAVAEGLDRRAWGVEYDADRVGYARDRLRDPDRLHHGTATDIPADVPTLDCVLTSPPYMHESDTRDPLQNYDGESDYGTYLEELSRVFSDIGHRFHRDGTLLVEVANLKHDGRTTTFAWDLAGSLRELPGFRFAGEHVVSWENGDDAEVGVYGYGYDHSYVLVFERA; this is translated from the coding sequence GTGCGAACCGCCCTCTCCCTGGTGTACGATCACGGCGAACCACTCCCCGACGGATTCGACGGTGCAGACGTCCGGATGCCACCGGTGCTCGTGCGGCGGCTGCTCAGCGAGTACACGGACCGTGACGACCGGCTCCTCGACCCGTTCGCCGGGTTCGGAACCACGCTGGCCGTCGCGGAGGGGCTCGACCGCAGGGCCTGGGGCGTCGAGTACGATGCCGACCGCGTCGGGTACGCCCGCGACCGCCTCCGCGACCCCGACCGCCTCCACCACGGCACGGCCACCGACATCCCCGCGGACGTCCCGACCCTGGACTGCGTACTGACCTCGCCGCCGTATATGCACGAGTCCGACACCCGTGACCCCCTCCAGAACTACGACGGCGAGAGCGACTACGGGACCTACCTCGAGGAGCTCTCCAGGGTGTTCTCGGACATTGGACACCGCTTCCACCGGGACGGCACGCTCCTGGTCGAGGTCGCGAACCTGAAACACGACGGCCGGACGACCACGTTCGCCTGGGACCTCGCCGGGTCGCTCCGCGAGCTGCCGGGCTTTCGCTTCGCCGGTGAACACGTCGTCTCGTGGGAGAACGGCGACGACGCCGAGGTGGGGGTGTACGGCTACGGCTACGACCACAGCTACGTGCTCGTCTTCGAGCGGGCCTGA
- a CDS encoding NADH-quinone oxidoreductase subunit J produces MALAETLAFALFALVTVGSALGVVLVRDIWHAALLLGVALVSVAVHFVMLRAEFLAAMQILVYVGGVLVLITFAVMLVREQGADTEVVGQ; encoded by the coding sequence ATGGCACTAGCAGAGACACTGGCGTTCGCGCTGTTCGCCCTCGTCACCGTGGGGAGCGCGCTGGGCGTCGTGTTGGTCCGCGACATCTGGCACGCGGCACTCCTCCTCGGGGTGGCGCTGGTCAGCGTCGCGGTCCACTTCGTCATGCTGCGCGCCGAGTTCCTCGCGGCGATGCAGATCCTGGTGTACGTCGGTGGGGTACTGGTCCTCATCACGTTCGCCGTGATGCTGGTCCGCGAGCAAGGGGCCGACACGGAGGTGGTCGGCCAATGA
- a CDS encoding NADH-quinone oxidoreductase subunit J, protein MTSRPRMERNSRQVIGVLSLALFAVLAAVFLTAEFGDAAGFGEGSITAAIGYAMFNLDAGAFPSEGFLVTFEIIDLVLVAALAAAVMLARREGEGSVLPLRTDGSGEERTGRDEDGGDR, encoded by the coding sequence ATGACCTCACGCCCGCGGATGGAACGGAACAGCCGACAGGTCATCGGGGTCCTGTCGCTGGCGCTGTTCGCCGTCCTCGCCGCGGTCTTCCTCACGGCCGAGTTCGGCGACGCCGCCGGCTTCGGCGAGGGTTCGATCACCGCCGCCATCGGCTATGCGATGTTCAACCTCGACGCCGGGGCGTTCCCCTCCGAGGGGTTCCTCGTCACGTTCGAGATCATCGACCTCGTGCTGGTGGCGGCCCTGGCCGCCGCTGTCATGCTCGCCCGCCGCGAGGGCGAGGGCAGCGTCCTCCCGCTCCGAACGGACGGGAGCGGCGAGGAGCGAACCGGCCGCGACGAGGACGGGGGTGACCGGTGA
- the nuoK gene encoding NADH-quinone oxidoreductase subunit NuoK, with protein MAVPVEYYMVLSAAVFCIGLFGILTRRNALMFLMSVELMLNAANINFVAFSFYHGNLTGQVFSLFTMALAAAEVAVGIGIILVLYRNFSDVDVTKATTLRW; from the coding sequence ATGGCGGTCCCGGTCGAGTACTACATGGTCCTCTCGGCGGCGGTGTTCTGTATCGGCCTGTTCGGCATCCTGACGCGTCGGAACGCGCTGATGTTCCTGATGAGCGTCGAGCTGATGCTGAACGCAGCGAACATCAACTTCGTCGCGTTCTCGTTCTACCACGGGAACCTGACCGGGCAGGTGTTCAGCCTGTTCACGATGGCGCTGGCGGCCGCCGAGGTGGCGGTCGGCATCGGCATCATCCTGGTCCTGTACCGCAACTTCTCGGACGTGGACGTGACGAAGGCGACGACCCTGAGGTGGTAA
- the nuoL gene encoding NADH-quinone oxidoreductase subunit L → MAAEGGIFTFAPAIAVLPFVSFLVALFFGDRMPKKGAFAGIAATAGSLLLSLVMLAQVASGHAYHMELYTWVGGEGVPFELTFGILLDQLSTLMLVIVSTIAFLVHVFSLGYMNDEGETGLPRYYAELGLFTASMLAFVFSDNILMAFMFFELVGLCSYLLIGFWFRRSGPPSAAKKAFLVTRFGDYFFLIGVVGIFATFGTGMFGGPGIEESFPGLAEAAIAGNATVNTFFGLSPQAWFGVLGLLVLGGVMGKSAQFPFHTWLPDAMEGPTPVSALIHAATMVAAGVYLVARMYGFYALLPTVLAIIAFVGGFTALFAATMGVVKDEIKQVLAYSTISQYGYIMLALGGGGYVAGVFHLTTHAFFKALLFLGAGSVIIAMHHNEDMWDMGGLKEEMPVTYYAFLSGSLALAGIVPFSGFWSKDEVLYETLVHGLGGSPLLLGAYAMGLLAVFFTGFYTFRMVLLTFHGEPRSDIAEDPEPVRWNVKVPLAVLGVLAAVIGVINLVPVHKAVPAVPEFLHDWLYHGPEGLNGEYYATLLHDVAGYTANATFAGGELVSVLVSAVLSLSLALAGAGVALALYRGADPEEHTAKLGSIKTLLYNNYYQDEYQVWLAQDLTEETVAKNAKRFDDGIVDGAVNRVSDVSLVSGHFLRRIQTGIVSNYAALITLGLVVLLVAFGIAGGWFGGVFA, encoded by the coding sequence ATGGCTGCAGAAGGAGGAATATTCACGTTCGCGCCGGCCATCGCGGTGCTGCCGTTCGTATCGTTCCTGGTCGCCCTGTTCTTCGGCGACCGGATGCCGAAGAAGGGGGCGTTCGCCGGAATCGCGGCGACCGCCGGGTCGCTGCTGCTGTCGCTGGTCATGCTCGCGCAGGTCGCGAGCGGCCACGCCTACCACATGGAGCTGTACACGTGGGTCGGCGGCGAGGGCGTGCCGTTCGAGCTGACCTTCGGCATCCTGCTCGACCAGCTCTCGACGCTGATGCTGGTCATCGTATCGACCATCGCGTTCCTGGTCCACGTCTTCTCGCTGGGCTACATGAACGACGAGGGCGAGACGGGCCTGCCCCGCTACTACGCCGAGCTGGGCCTGTTCACGGCGAGCATGCTCGCCTTCGTCTTCTCGGACAACATCCTGATGGCGTTCATGTTCTTCGAGCTGGTGGGCCTCTGCTCGTACCTGCTCATCGGCTTCTGGTTCCGCCGCTCGGGGCCGCCGAGCGCGGCCAAGAAGGCGTTCCTGGTCACCCGCTTCGGTGACTACTTCTTCCTCATCGGCGTCGTCGGCATCTTCGCCACCTTCGGCACGGGGATGTTCGGCGGTCCCGGCATCGAGGAGTCGTTCCCCGGGCTGGCCGAGGCGGCCATCGCCGGCAACGCGACGGTCAACACGTTCTTCGGCCTCTCACCGCAGGCCTGGTTCGGCGTCCTCGGCCTGCTCGTGCTTGGCGGCGTGATGGGCAAGTCCGCCCAGTTCCCGTTCCACACGTGGCTCCCGGACGCGATGGAGGGCCCGACGCCCGTCTCCGCGCTCATCCACGCCGCGACGATGGTCGCCGCGGGCGTCTACCTCGTCGCGCGGATGTACGGCTTCTACGCCCTGCTCCCGACCGTCCTCGCGATCATCGCCTTCGTCGGCGGCTTCACCGCGCTGTTCGCCGCGACGATGGGCGTCGTCAAGGACGAGATCAAGCAGGTGCTCGCCTACTCCACCATCTCCCAGTACGGCTACATCATGCTCGCGCTGGGCGGCGGTGGCTACGTCGCGGGCGTCTTCCACCTGACCACGCACGCGTTCTTCAAGGCGCTCCTGTTCCTCGGCGCCGGCTCGGTCATCATCGCGATGCACCACAACGAGGACATGTGGGACATGGGCGGTCTGAAGGAGGAGATGCCCGTGACCTACTACGCGTTCCTCTCGGGCTCGCTGGCGCTGGCCGGCATCGTCCCGTTCTCCGGCTTCTGGTCGAAGGACGAGGTGCTGTACGAGACGCTGGTCCACGGCCTCGGCGGGAGCCCGCTCCTGCTGGGCGCCTACGCGATGGGCCTGCTGGCCGTGTTCTTCACCGGCTTCTACACCTTCCGGATGGTGCTGCTGACGTTCCACGGGGAGCCGCGCTCGGATATCGCGGAGGACCCAGAACCGGTGCGCTGGAACGTGAAGGTGCCGCTGGCGGTTCTCGGCGTGCTCGCCGCGGTCATCGGCGTCATCAACCTCGTGCCGGTCCACAAGGCCGTCCCCGCCGTTCCCGAGTTCCTCCACGACTGGCTCTACCACGGCCCGGAGGGGCTCAACGGGGAGTACTACGCGACGCTGCTCCACGACGTGGCGGGCTACACGGCCAACGCGACGTTCGCTGGCGGTGAGCTCGTCTCGGTGCTCGTCTCGGCGGTGCTCTCGCTGAGCCTGGCACTCGCCGGTGCGGGCGTCGCCCTGGCGCTCTACCGCGGCGCCGACCCCGAGGAGCACACCGCGAAACTCGGCTCCATCAAGACCTTGCTCTACAACAACTACTACCAGGACGAGTACCAGGTCTGGCTCGCGCAGGACCTCACGGAGGAGACCGTCGCGAAGAACGCCAAGCGGTTCGACGACGGCATCGTCGACGGTGCGGTCAACCGCGTCTCCGACGTGAGTCTCGTCTCCGGACACTTCCTGCGGCGCATCCAGACGGGCATCGTCTCCA